One stretch of Pontiella desulfatans DNA includes these proteins:
- a CDS encoding RNA polymerase sigma factor has product MGEENQYQTRVTLLAKLKKTENHEAWLEFETIYRGFILSLILRMGINADDAEDISQAVLTKVWQKIEDFEYNENKGKFHNWLAAMTRNTVKDFFRTKKNFITGRDSVEYQEQYVSIEEQVLPDIENLAREEWVLHITNLAWDNIKDDIYETKREVFKLVSAETPTKEIAQQLGISEASVRVYKAEVFEKMRAEITRLNRELG; this is encoded by the coding sequence ATGGGCGAAGAAAACCAATATCAAACGAGGGTCACCCTGCTGGCCAAACTCAAGAAGACCGAAAACCATGAGGCGTGGCTTGAATTCGAAACCATCTACCGCGGCTTCATCCTCAGCCTGATCCTGCGCATGGGCATCAACGCCGACGATGCGGAGGACATCAGCCAGGCCGTGCTCACCAAGGTTTGGCAAAAGATCGAGGATTTTGAATACAACGAAAACAAAGGCAAGTTCCACAACTGGCTCGCCGCCATGACCCGCAACACCGTGAAGGATTTTTTCCGCACCAAGAAAAACTTCATCACCGGGCGCGATTCGGTCGAATATCAGGAACAATATGTCTCCATCGAGGAGCAGGTGCTGCCGGACATCGAAAACCTCGCCCGCGAGGAATGGGTGCTGCACATCACCAACCTGGCCTGGGACAACATCAAGGACGACATCTACGAAACCAAGCGCGAGGTCTTCAAACTCGTCTCGGCCGAGACCCCCACCAAGGAAATCGCGCAGCAACTGGGCATCTCCGAAGCCAGCGTCCGGGTCTATAAGGCCGAGGTTTTCGAAAAAATGCGCGCGGAAATCACCCGGCTCAACCGCGAATTAGGATAG
- a CDS encoding spermine/spermidine synthase domain-containing protein — protein MSIFYEELDFRPTPIGDLMLRRRRMPQFGDTDIYEVKLAEDFLMTSLFHEAESQLAIKGLAALDRGDLDVVVGGLGLGYTAVEALKDARVASLVVVDFLEAVIGWHQSELVPLGKTLNDDLRCSLRQADFFALMRNAPEKQLDAILLDIDHTPTNVLHQSNTHFYTEEGLAEMAQHLKPDGVFAMWADGAPEDFFAERLGLVFAETKAHTIEFNNPITGGTSVGAVYVAAGRR, from the coding sequence ATGAGTATTTTCTATGAAGAGTTGGACTTCCGCCCCACGCCGATCGGTGACCTGATGCTGCGAAGGCGTCGGATGCCGCAGTTTGGCGACACGGATATCTATGAAGTGAAGCTGGCGGAGGATTTCCTGATGACCAGCCTGTTCCATGAGGCGGAATCGCAACTGGCCATCAAGGGGCTGGCTGCTTTGGATCGGGGCGATCTCGACGTGGTGGTCGGCGGGCTTGGCCTGGGCTATACCGCCGTCGAGGCGCTGAAGGATGCACGGGTTGCCTCGTTGGTGGTCGTCGATTTTCTCGAAGCGGTAATCGGTTGGCACCAGTCCGAGCTGGTGCCGTTGGGCAAAACGCTGAACGATGATCTCCGTTGCTCACTAAGGCAGGCCGACTTTTTCGCCCTAATGCGCAACGCCCCGGAAAAGCAGCTCGATGCCATCCTGCTGGATATCGACCATACGCCGACCAACGTGCTGCACCAATCCAACACCCATTTCTATACGGAAGAGGGTTTGGCCGAAATGGCGCAACACCTGAAGCCGGACGGCGTGTTTGCCATGTGGGCGGATGGCGCTCCGGAAGATTTTTTTGCGGAACGCCTTGGCCTGGTTTTCGCCGAGACCAAAGCGCACACCATCGAATTCAACAATCCCATCACCGGCGGCACCTCGGTGGGTGCCGTCTATGTGGCCGCCGGCCGGCGCTAA
- a CDS encoding DEAD/DEAH box helicase has protein sequence MHVPFTHKILKDWAGQQAFKDGTTLFEKGKVEKVEFDPPFVTGQLSIGIRGMRSKFEVLKDGFVENHCPCRDNREEGKICAHLVALGLEAVRLYSDPHRVDKMEEEKRRAERLASFDDSAYHTRDPNGTPASLRIILKQSWREHLAEQTVPMRCAVEIGGQVIPLNEVPKNHAMALSPTDDNLLFVIEDICEGPAKAKFNATLSDFINILELCGGKPIYEGGVDGYLMVDESTTSTAVDMKLDEDTGELVLTLQTNAGNDFDCIVSGGNGWILQDEMFTKLEKVLPGPLRAIYDAAIRIPRNAIPAFMKNELPMLSKLVEVETNVTPDMLSLSPAKPRFRLKVEGTQHTLSATLFAEYGMAQLVAGREEALGSFSIPSEDDLLDFQVRNPDAEQQALEIITDIGFRGRRGDLLMQIRGTREVLNFLGGGMPRLQRMGWSIDLEGMVAAFMDQAESTMPVVHINTSASSGFFEVGYEYETLGGQSLDDADIQRAINMGEAFIEKKGRTILLDINAIETAREVFSDCAVGAGEAPGSFRMNDIHAAYVQSSLLSLDGIDVETAPEWMDKAEAQNRKAKVEPVPLGDELEKTLRDYQKDGVYWLSFLERSGFAGILADEMGLGKTLQTLTWLALEREKEDAQESPALIICPTSLVDNWAEEAEKFVPHLRVQKMHGADRHEHWDKLPDTDLIITSYALIRRDLDQYMQHKFSVVALDEAQHIKNRTTQNATAVKKVQAHHKLVLTGTPIENSVTDLWSIMDFLMPGYLGHHKAFRENYELPIQNGGPDAELAQIKLRRKLHPFLLRRLKKDVAKDLPDKIQRIAHCSLSGDQAKVYKQLAETAKKEINNLVDSQGFNKSRMQILKILLQLRQTCCHLDLLKLPNLKSEFPSAKLELFFELVDEALDAGHRILVFSQFTSMLAIIREELEARELKYCYLDGSTKDRQERVKTFNSDRSIPLFLISLKAGGSGLNLTGADMVIHFDPWWNPAVEDQATDRAHRIGQKNTVYSVKLITKGTVEEKVLQMQQKKKGIIDATLEKDGDLGTSLSWNDVQELLSV, from the coding sequence ATGCACGTACCGTTTACACACAAGATTTTGAAGGATTGGGCCGGCCAGCAGGCGTTCAAGGATGGAACCACGCTGTTCGAAAAGGGCAAAGTGGAAAAGGTGGAGTTCGATCCGCCGTTCGTGACCGGGCAGCTGTCGATCGGCATCCGGGGCATGCGCAGCAAGTTCGAGGTGCTGAAGGACGGCTTTGTCGAAAACCATTGCCCCTGCCGCGACAACCGGGAAGAGGGCAAGATCTGCGCCCACCTGGTGGCCCTTGGCCTCGAGGCCGTCCGGCTCTATTCCGACCCGCACCGCGTGGATAAGATGGAGGAGGAAAAGCGCCGCGCCGAACGGCTCGCCTCGTTCGACGATTCCGCCTACCACACCCGCGATCCCAACGGCACGCCCGCCTCCCTGCGGATCATCCTGAAGCAAAGTTGGCGCGAGCATTTGGCCGAACAAACGGTGCCGATGCGTTGCGCCGTCGAAATCGGCGGACAGGTCATCCCCCTGAACGAAGTCCCCAAGAACCACGCGATGGCTTTGAGCCCAACCGACGACAACCTGCTGTTCGTGATCGAGGATATTTGCGAAGGGCCGGCCAAGGCCAAGTTCAACGCCACCCTCTCCGACTTCATCAACATTCTCGAACTCTGCGGCGGCAAGCCGATCTACGAAGGCGGAGTTGACGGCTACCTGATGGTGGACGAAAGCACCACCTCCACAGCGGTCGACATGAAACTCGACGAAGACACCGGCGAACTGGTGCTGACACTCCAAACCAATGCCGGCAACGACTTCGACTGCATCGTCAGCGGCGGCAACGGCTGGATTTTGCAGGACGAAATGTTCACCAAACTGGAGAAGGTGTTGCCCGGTCCGCTGCGCGCGATCTACGACGCGGCCATCCGAATCCCGCGTAACGCCATCCCGGCCTTCATGAAGAACGAGCTGCCGATGCTCTCCAAGCTGGTCGAGGTGGAGACCAACGTTACGCCGGACATGCTCTCGCTTAGCCCGGCCAAGCCGCGTTTCCGCCTGAAGGTCGAGGGAACACAGCATACGCTCTCGGCCACGCTCTTCGCCGAATATGGCATGGCCCAGCTGGTGGCCGGGCGCGAGGAGGCGCTCGGCAGCTTTTCCATTCCCTCGGAGGACGACCTGCTCGATTTCCAGGTGCGCAATCCCGACGCCGAGCAACAGGCGCTTGAAATCATTACCGACATCGGCTTCCGCGGTCGGCGCGGCGACCTGCTGATGCAGATCCGCGGCACCCGCGAGGTGCTCAACTTTCTCGGCGGCGGCATGCCACGTCTGCAGCGCATGGGCTGGAGCATCGACCTCGAGGGCATGGTGGCGGCGTTCATGGATCAGGCCGAATCGACCATGCCGGTGGTACACATCAACACTTCCGCCAGCTCCGGCTTCTTCGAAGTCGGCTACGAATACGAAACGCTTGGCGGACAAAGCCTCGACGACGCCGACATCCAACGCGCCATCAACATGGGCGAGGCCTTCATCGAAAAGAAGGGCCGCACCATCCTGCTCGATATCAACGCCATCGAGACCGCGCGCGAGGTCTTCAGCGATTGCGCGGTGGGCGCCGGCGAAGCGCCCGGCTCGTTCCGGATGAACGATATCCATGCGGCCTATGTCCAGTCGTCGCTGTTGTCGCTCGACGGCATCGACGTGGAAACCGCGCCGGAATGGATGGACAAGGCCGAGGCGCAAAACCGCAAGGCCAAGGTTGAGCCGGTGCCGCTGGGCGACGAACTGGAAAAAACCCTGCGCGACTACCAGAAGGATGGCGTCTACTGGCTGAGCTTCCTCGAACGCTCCGGCTTCGCCGGCATCCTCGCCGACGAGATGGGCCTGGGTAAAACCCTGCAAACCCTCACCTGGCTCGCGCTCGAAAGGGAAAAGGAAGATGCACAGGAGTCCCCCGCCCTGATCATTTGCCCCACCAGCCTGGTCGACAACTGGGCCGAGGAGGCCGAAAAATTCGTACCCCACCTGCGGGTGCAAAAGATGCACGGCGCCGACCGCCATGAACATTGGGACAAATTGCCGGACACCGACCTGATCATTACCTCCTACGCCCTGATCCGCCGCGATCTCGACCAATACATGCAGCACAAGTTTTCGGTCGTCGCGCTCGACGAGGCGCAACACATCAAAAACCGCACCACGCAGAACGCGACCGCCGTCAAGAAGGTGCAGGCGCACCACAAGCTGGTACTGACCGGTACGCCGATTGAAAACAGCGTGACCGATCTTTGGTCGATCATGGATTTCCTGATGCCCGGCTACCTCGGCCACCACAAGGCGTTCCGCGAAAACTATGAGCTGCCTATCCAAAACGGCGGCCCCGATGCCGAGCTGGCGCAGATCAAGCTGCGCCGCAAGCTCCACCCCTTCCTCTTGCGCCGCCTCAAGAAGGATGTCGCCAAGGATTTGCCCGACAAGATCCAGCGCATCGCCCACTGCTCGCTTTCCGGCGACCAGGCCAAGGTCTACAAGCAACTGGCCGAAACCGCCAAGAAAGAGATCAACAACCTCGTCGACAGCCAGGGCTTCAACAAGTCGCGCATGCAGATTCTAAAAATCCTGCTCCAGCTGCGCCAGACCTGCTGCCACCTCGACCTGCTCAAACTGCCCAACCTCAAGAGCGAGTTCCCCTCCGCCAAGCTCGAACTCTTTTTCGAGCTGGTTGACGAAGCGCTCGACGCCGGCCACCGCATCCTCGTCTTTTCGCAGTTCACCTCGATGCTCGCCATCATCCGCGAGGAATTGGAGGCGCGGGAGCTGAAATATTGCTACCTCGACGGTTCGACCAAGGATCGGCAGGAGCGCGTCAAGACCTTCAACTCCGACCGCTCCATCCCGCTCTTCCTCATCAGCCTTAAGGCCGGCGGTAGCGGACTGAACCTGACTGGCGCCGACATGGTGATCCACTTCGACCCGTGGTGGAACCCCGCCGTCGAAGACCAGGCCACCGACCGCGCCCACCGCATCGGCCAGAAAAACACCGTCTACAGCGTCAAGCTCATCACCAAGGGCACCGTCGAGGAAAAGGTGCTCCAGATGCAGCAAAAGAAAAAGGGCATCATCGACGCCACCCTCGAAAAGGACGGCGACCTCGGCACCTCCCTCAGCTGGAACGACGTGCAGGAGCTGCTGTCGGTGTAG